One genomic window of Acomys russatus chromosome 29, mAcoRus1.1, whole genome shotgun sequence includes the following:
- the LOC127211595 gene encoding MORN repeat-containing protein 1-like: MQGSGRKLVTTASARRYEPCCPAACQRVKQGCAEFVNILLGPPPLGMQPFLFLPSMPEKAGNRPKGGQSPQEVLPTAQEPLKGTR; this comes from the exons ATGCAAGGCAGCGGGAGAAAATTGGTCACGACAGCCTCAG CCAGGAGATATGAGCCCTGCTGTCCTGCAGCCTGTCAGCGAGTGAAGCAAGGCTGTGCTGAGTTTGTGAACATCCTCCTCGGACCCCCTCCCCTTGGGATGCAGCCCTTTCTGTTCCTGCCCAGCATGCCTGAG AAGGCTGGCAACAGGCCCAAAGGTGGCCAGAGTCCCCAGGAGGTGCTCCCCACTGCCCAGGAACCTCTAAAAGGCACCAGGTAA